Proteins encoded within one genomic window of Granulicella pectinivorans:
- a CDS encoding patatin-like phospholipase family protein: MSFGTVRFWKTGRALPLLMLGVLVGGLRADAQAGTLPAGGQPMQVPGQNSGTAPRASSGDQGGSTKTANAAPGELAALAPAPPPPGPVGRKRIGLALGGGGALAMSEIGALQWFEEHHIPVDMIAGTSMGSMVGALYSTGKTIDELKVVMNDDVFNQVFRIASSYKSRSFRRREDSRELPNALTVGLKHGVSLRNSVLTDQGLNGFLDREFLRYDDQTEFNSLPIPFRALSTDLTDAKPVTFARGSLPDAVRASVSLPGVYRPFELNGHEYVDGGVLENLPTRTVRDMKADVVLAVSLPLEPVGKNDLNSILGVLARSFSVAIEANEAASRKLADVVIMPDIAGFSATDYLRTKELAQKGYEAAEKQKALLMPYALSDADWAEYLAERNAKLHGPAGTLLQVRVKAPNEDTQHVVEARFRGLLNQPVDTKKVEALLEDIRSDGRFDADYSVTYETRNEHRPVLLVTVADKKTGPPFVLVGANIEAQTGGVTRATIEGTIIDQDFLGYGSELRGHVKMGYETNLDAEYYRKLPTLFGVGDPSHPGGFFIAPRLAFTRKPYQIYDGNTRVAERLLTTFGGGGDLAWSDQRKRELRAGWEVKTISWHENIGQDTLPDVKGSAQRARIRYVYDEQDKALVPQFGIRVVSEGAYLYNAAGSVSAPQITTSVSLAHTFSKNIVILGLDGGTMFNRNVGQPYRFTLGGPMRLSASVIDQYRGTDYFLVQPAMLRRIASLPQVLGQSIYAGAVYEAGQMRGPDMRTITRQDVMFGVVAETPIGIISIGPALGDGGNQRLVFTLGKLF; encoded by the coding sequence ATGAGCTTTGGTACGGTACGGTTTTGGAAGACGGGGCGCGCGTTGCCTCTGTTGATGTTGGGTGTTCTGGTTGGCGGTCTCCGGGCCGATGCGCAGGCGGGCACATTGCCGGCCGGAGGCCAACCCATGCAGGTTCCGGGCCAGAACAGCGGCACCGCGCCCCGAGCCAGTTCCGGCGATCAGGGCGGTTCTACCAAAACAGCGAACGCAGCCCCGGGAGAGCTCGCCGCATTGGCTCCCGCCCCACCTCCACCCGGTCCGGTGGGCCGTAAGCGCATCGGACTCGCCCTCGGCGGCGGCGGCGCGCTGGCCATGAGCGAGATCGGCGCACTGCAGTGGTTCGAAGAGCACCATATCCCGGTCGATATGATCGCCGGCACCAGCATGGGCTCCATGGTGGGCGCGCTCTACTCCACCGGCAAGACCATCGATGAGTTGAAGGTCGTCATGAACGACGATGTCTTCAACCAGGTCTTTCGCATCGCCTCCAGCTACAAGAGCCGCAGCTTCCGCCGTCGCGAAGACAGCCGTGAACTGCCCAACGCGCTGACCGTCGGCCTGAAGCACGGTGTCTCCCTGCGCAACTCCGTCCTCACCGACCAGGGCCTCAACGGCTTTCTCGATCGTGAGTTCCTGCGCTACGACGATCAGACCGAGTTCAACTCGCTTCCGATCCCCTTCCGCGCCCTTTCGACCGACCTCACCGACGCCAAGCCCGTCACCTTCGCTCGCGGCTCTCTCCCCGACGCCGTCCGCGCCTCGGTCTCACTGCCCGGCGTCTATCGCCCGTTTGAGCTGAACGGCCATGAGTACGTCGATGGCGGCGTGCTCGAAAACCTGCCCACCCGCACCGTCCGCGACATGAAGGCCGACGTGGTCCTGGCCGTCAGCCTGCCTCTCGAACCCGTCGGCAAAAACGACCTCAACTCCATCCTCGGCGTCCTCGCCCGCAGCTTCTCGGTGGCGATCGAGGCCAACGAAGCCGCCTCGCGCAAGCTGGCCGACGTCGTCATCATGCCGGATATCGCGGGCTTCTCCGCAACCGACTACCTGCGCACGAAGGAGCTCGCGCAAAAGGGCTATGAGGCCGCCGAGAAGCAGAAGGCTCTCCTGATGCCCTACGCCCTGAGCGATGCCGACTGGGCCGAATATCTCGCCGAGCGCAACGCTAAACTGCACGGTCCCGCCGGGACGCTCCTTCAGGTGCGCGTCAAAGCTCCCAACGAAGATACGCAGCACGTCGTCGAGGCCCGCTTCCGCGGCCTGCTCAACCAGCCCGTAGATACAAAGAAGGTCGAGGCTCTGCTGGAGGACATTCGCAGCGATGGCCGTTTCGACGCTGACTACTCCGTCACCTACGAGACCCGCAACGAACATCGCCCGGTGCTGCTCGTAACGGTCGCCGACAAGAAGACCGGCCCACCCTTCGTACTCGTCGGCGCCAACATCGAGGCGCAGACCGGAGGCGTCACCCGCGCCACGATCGAAGGCACCATCATCGATCAGGACTTCCTCGGCTATGGATCCGAGCTGCGCGGTCACGTCAAAATGGGCTACGAGACCAACCTCGACGCCGAGTACTATCGCAAGTTGCCGACGCTCTTCGGCGTAGGCGATCCCTCTCATCCCGGAGGCTTCTTCATCGCGCCGCGCCTGGCCTTCACGCGCAAGCCGTACCAGATCTACGATGGCAACACTCGCGTGGCCGAGCGCCTGCTGACCACCTTCGGCGGCGGTGGCGATCTCGCCTGGAGCGACCAGCGCAAGCGCGAACTCCGCGCCGGATGGGAGGTCAAGACCATCTCCTGGCACGAGAACATCGGCCAGGACACCCTGCCCGACGTCAAGGGGAGCGCCCAGCGCGCCCGCATTCGTTACGTCTACGACGAACAGGATAAGGCGCTGGTGCCGCAGTTCGGCATCCGGGTCGTCTCCGAGGGAGCGTACCTGTACAACGCGGCGGGAAGCGTCAGTGCGCCGCAGATCACCACCTCCGTTAGCCTCGCGCACACGTTCAGCAAGAACATCGTCATCCTCGGCCTGGATGGAGGCACGATGTTCAACCGCAATGTGGGCCAGCCGTACCGCTTCACGCTGGGCGGTCCCATGCGCCTGTCCGCCTCGGTGATCGACCAGTACCGTGGCACGGACTACTTCCTCGTGCAGCCCGCGATGCTCCGCAGGATCGCAAGCCTCCCGCAGGTCCTTGGCCAGAGCATCTACGCCGGAGCGGTCTACGAGGCCGGCCAGATGCGTGGGCCCGACATGCGCACCATCACCCGGCAGGACGTCATGTTCGGTGTCGTCGCCGAGACACCCATCGGCATCATCTCCATCGGGCCGGCCCTGGGCGATGGCGGCAACCAGCGCCTCGTCTTCACCCTCGGCAAGCTCTTCTAG
- a CDS encoding TIGR03435 family protein, which produces MKRILLLAATLFAVLPIESQTSSPAKPIVFAVSTVKPAVSTGGNISFLFTPYGLSIRNITLESVIRNAYQLQDDQLLNTPAWARNVRYDIEAKVDDEDREALKRLTRQERAAMVQALLADRFHLKTHPDTRELSVFHLVVAKGGVKMTSTPPPPAGEEGKRRNQGILGSRGELNGTNCPTEVLVQVLSNVTHHLVVDKTGLTDHYDFKITFTDDNTPASAESTAPSIYTALQEQLGLKLESGKAQMPVMVVDQIDQPTAD; this is translated from the coding sequence ATGAAGCGCATTCTCCTGCTTGCCGCCACTCTTTTCGCCGTGCTGCCCATCGAGTCCCAAACTTCATCTCCAGCGAAGCCGATCGTCTTCGCGGTTTCGACCGTCAAGCCTGCTGTCAGCACCGGCGGTAACATCAGCTTCCTGTTCACACCCTACGGACTGAGCATCAGGAACATTACGCTTGAGAGCGTCATCCGCAACGCCTATCAACTGCAGGACGACCAACTCCTCAACACGCCCGCCTGGGCCAGGAACGTCCGCTACGACATCGAGGCCAAGGTGGACGATGAAGACCGCGAGGCGCTGAAGCGGCTCACCCGGCAGGAACGCGCGGCCATGGTGCAAGCCCTGCTCGCCGACCGCTTCCACCTCAAGACGCATCCTGACACCCGGGAGCTTTCAGTGTTCCACCTCGTCGTCGCCAAAGGCGGCGTGAAGATGACTTCCACGCCACCGCCGCCTGCGGGCGAGGAGGGTAAACGCCGCAATCAAGGCATCCTTGGCAGCCGCGGGGAGCTCAACGGCACGAATTGCCCCACGGAGGTGTTGGTTCAGGTGCTCTCGAATGTGACCCACCATCTGGTCGTCGACAAGACGGGACTGACGGACCACTACGACTTCAAGATCACGTTCACCGACGACAACACACCCGCCTCGGCGGAGTCGACGGCACCTTCCATCTACACCGCACTCCAGGAGCAGTTGGGCCTCAAGCTCGAATCCGGCAAGGCACAGATGCCCGTGATGGTGGTCGACCAGATCGACCAGCCTACGGCGGACTAG
- the ppc gene encoding phosphoenolpyruvate carboxylase, producing the protein MPSLWSTSDWTQRLAELQAPVGDLKEVPLRRDVRSLGMLLGEVLREQAGAPVYDAVETLRKIAIARREEDSAGEAEAARDHLQQALVQVGTLDLATAYQLARAFGFYFELINLAETNHRKRRRLASILKADAAPQRGSLRGTLRRLKSAGLDADAAMKQLSRICITPVFTAHPTEVARRSVMFKRRRISDLLEKLDRVPLPEATLEGLERDILAEITALWQTDDVRSARPTVRDEIRMALDYYEQSLFDTLPVLYEEVAGALADEYGLHRDLADLPQLVSFGSWIGGDRDGNPFVTPAATKEALGMAQNLLFAHYRRRLQVVFEQLGSSTQQVAISSELSTRIDEYLDEMRHAGNPSLENRFPFELVRLTVACMMIRLGGVPQSAVSMAIGGLKPYQHASEFVDDLAILRRSLIRNKGHRLSSMLVDPLLMEARTYGLHLQTLDIRQHARVHAVAIKELSAWQAPVAGQPLGVPPALTPQTQEVLDTFRAIAALKKEYTPEAIRIYVISGATSAEDVLQVVWLARMGGVRVEAVDSKGDGDPGLMPVPLFESIEDLQNAPAICRELWSSEAYKPLLDSWGRKQEVMLGYSDSNKDGGMIASTWEIYKAHRAVHTVARECGITLRLFHGRGGTVGRGGGPTHRAIFAQPMNSFEGELRITEQGEVLNWKYSDVVLAERNMELMIAASLDAVVRPDALLAEEGNAHLTGVLKSEWENTLDTLSATSYDFYRAHIVNDPEVFTYFEQATPVSELEHARIGSRPARRSDAQAKRSMADLRAIPWVFGWMQSRHLVPAWFGVGHALSQFAQTEGGLEQMRTMARDFPLFLDIVRNVEMALAKADFGIARLYASLVQDEALRDRVYTMLHAEFCLTKQMILAITGQSSLLEKNKVLERSIRLRNPYVDPMSLIQVELMRRKREGDETEELNRAITATINGISAGLRNTG; encoded by the coding sequence ATGCCGTCGCTATGGAGTACGTCCGATTGGACGCAACGTCTCGCGGAGCTGCAGGCTCCGGTGGGTGATCTGAAGGAAGTTCCGCTGCGCCGCGATGTCCGCTCGCTCGGCATGCTGCTGGGCGAGGTGCTGCGCGAACAGGCCGGGGCGCCCGTCTACGACGCCGTCGAGACCCTGCGCAAGATCGCCATCGCGCGTCGCGAGGAAGACTCGGCCGGCGAGGCGGAGGCCGCACGCGACCACCTCCAGCAGGCCCTCGTGCAGGTCGGAACCCTCGATCTCGCCACCGCCTACCAGCTTGCACGCGCCTTCGGCTTCTACTTCGAGCTCATCAACCTGGCCGAGACCAACCACCGCAAGCGCCGCCGTCTCGCCAGCATCCTCAAGGCGGATGCCGCCCCCCAGCGCGGCTCGCTGCGTGGCACCCTGCGTCGCTTGAAATCTGCCGGACTCGATGCCGACGCGGCCATGAAACAGCTCTCCCGCATCTGCATCACGCCGGTCTTCACCGCGCACCCCACGGAGGTCGCACGCCGCTCGGTCATGTTCAAGCGCCGCCGCATCTCCGACCTGCTCGAAAAGCTCGACCGCGTGCCTCTGCCGGAGGCCACCCTTGAAGGCCTCGAACGCGACATCCTCGCCGAGATCACCGCGCTCTGGCAGACGGACGACGTCCGCAGCGCTCGCCCCACCGTGCGCGACGAGATCCGCATGGCTCTTGATTACTACGAGCAGTCTCTCTTCGATACGCTTCCGGTCCTCTACGAAGAGGTGGCCGGAGCCCTCGCCGATGAGTACGGCCTGCACCGCGACCTCGCCGACCTGCCCCAGCTCGTCAGCTTCGGATCCTGGATCGGAGGCGACCGCGACGGCAACCCCTTTGTAACTCCCGCGGCGACAAAAGAAGCCCTCGGCATGGCGCAGAATCTGCTCTTCGCCCACTACCGCCGCCGCCTCCAGGTCGTCTTTGAGCAGCTCGGCAGCTCAACCCAGCAGGTGGCCATCTCGTCCGAGCTCTCCACGCGTATCGATGAGTACCTCGACGAGATGCGCCACGCCGGCAACCCCTCGCTCGAAAACCGCTTCCCGTTTGAGCTTGTGCGCCTCACCGTCGCCTGCATGATGATCCGCCTCGGCGGCGTCCCGCAGAGCGCTGTCTCCATGGCCATCGGCGGCCTCAAACCCTACCAGCACGCCTCCGAGTTCGTCGACGATCTCGCCATCCTGCGTCGTAGCCTCATCCGTAACAAGGGGCATCGTCTGTCCAGCATGCTCGTCGACCCCCTGCTCATGGAGGCCCGCACCTACGGCCTGCATCTGCAAACCCTCGACATCCGGCAGCACGCCCGCGTCCACGCCGTGGCGATCAAGGAACTCTCCGCTTGGCAGGCCCCCGTCGCCGGCCAGCCCCTCGGTGTTCCACCAGCCCTCACGCCGCAAACGCAGGAGGTCCTCGACACCTTCCGCGCCATCGCCGCTCTCAAGAAGGAATACACCCCGGAGGCCATCCGCATCTACGTCATCAGCGGCGCCACCTCGGCTGAGGACGTCCTGCAGGTCGTCTGGCTGGCTCGCATGGGCGGCGTCCGCGTCGAAGCCGTCGATAGCAAGGGAGACGGAGACCCCGGCCTGATGCCCGTCCCCCTCTTCGAGTCCATCGAAGACCTCCAGAACGCCCCCGCCATCTGTCGCGAACTCTGGTCCTCCGAGGCCTACAAGCCCCTGCTCGACTCCTGGGGCCGCAAGCAGGAGGTCATGCTCGGCTACTCGGATTCGAACAAGGATGGCGGCATGATCGCCAGCACCTGGGAGATCTACAAGGCACACCGCGCCGTCCACACCGTGGCCCGCGAGTGCGGCATCACCCTGCGCCTCTTCCATGGCCGTGGAGGCACCGTAGGCCGCGGCGGCGGACCCACCCACCGCGCCATCTTCGCCCAGCCCATGAACAGCTTCGAGGGCGAACTCCGCATCACCGAGCAGGGCGAAGTCCTCAACTGGAAGTACTCCGACGTCGTCCTCGCCGAGCGCAACATGGAGCTGATGATCGCCGCCTCGCTCGACGCGGTCGTCCGCCCCGACGCCCTCCTCGCAGAAGAAGGCAACGCCCACCTCACCGGCGTCCTCAAATCCGAGTGGGAGAACACGCTCGACACCCTCTCGGCCACCAGCTACGACTTCTACCGCGCTCACATCGTCAACGATCCCGAGGTCTTCACCTACTTCGAGCAGGCCACGCCCGTCTCGGAGCTCGAGCACGCGCGTATCGGCTCCCGCCCCGCCCGCCGCAGCGACGCGCAGGCCAAGCGCTCCATGGCCGATCTCCGCGCCATCCCCTGGGTCTTCGGCTGGATGCAGAGCCGCCACCTCGTTCCCGCCTGGTTCGGCGTAGGCCACGCCCTCTCGCAGTTCGCCCAAACCGAAGGCGGTCTCGAGCAGATGCGCACCATGGCCCGCGACTTCCCGCTGTTCTTAGACATCGTCCGCAACGTAGAGATGGCGCTCGCCAAGGCCGACTTCGGCATCGCCCGCCTCTACGCCTCGCTCGTGCAGGACGAAGCTCTCCGCGACCGTGTGTACACCATGCTGCACGCCGAGTTCTGCCTCACCAAGCAGATGATCCTCGCGATCACCGGCCAGTCCAGCCTTCTCGAAAAGAACAAGGTCTTAGAGCGCTCCATCCGCCTACGAAACCCCTACGTCGACCCCATGAGCCTCATCCAGGTAGAGCTCATGCGCCGCAAACGCGAGGGCGACGAAACCGAAGAACTCAACCGCGCCATCACCGCCACGATCAATGGCATCAGCGCGGGGTTGCGCAACACGGGTTGA
- a CDS encoding pentapeptide repeat-containing protein, giving the protein MLIRHLDGSFLLDTNAPSEEFFQDLRGADFRGWDSQAPYPDATDMLLDLGMVDLRGADFTGADMYWVMFFEADCEGAIFRNARFYGCDLKNVNFRGADLRGAILALDNLNGATHLMGADLSGALLEGCNMTGTEYDKFTVFPEGFDPEAHGMILLPSEAEVRRPYYWERSKDQE; this is encoded by the coding sequence GTGCTGATCCGGCATCTTGATGGGAGCTTTTTGCTCGACACCAACGCGCCGTCCGAGGAGTTTTTCCAAGATCTGCGTGGTGCAGATTTTCGTGGATGGGATTCGCAGGCTCCCTACCCCGATGCGACAGACATGCTTCTCGATCTCGGCATGGTCGATCTGCGCGGTGCGGACTTCACTGGCGCCGATATGTACTGGGTCATGTTCTTCGAAGCCGATTGTGAAGGCGCTATCTTTCGCAATGCAAGGTTTTATGGATGCGACCTGAAGAACGTGAACTTTCGCGGTGCCGATCTGCGTGGTGCCATTCTCGCGTTGGACAACTTGAACGGTGCAACACATCTGATGGGCGCTGATCTATCGGGCGCTCTGCTCGAAGGCTGCAACATGACCGGAACGGAATATGACAAGTTCACCGTCTTTCCCGAGGGCTTCGATCCTGAGGCACATGGCATGATTCTGCTGCCTTCTGAGGCCGAAGTGCGAAGGCCATATTACTGGGAACGTTCCAAGGACCAGGAGTGA
- a CDS encoding VWA domain-containing protein, whose amino-acid sequence MRLSGLLLLFVAGTALHAQNDPPDTLHVSTQLVLLDATVEVKKTGSRIPGLALADFILTEDHHPQTLTYLSTDELPLSITLLFDVTESVMPVLHELANGANDVLLHLKPTDEVAVLTISSHTYLLQPFTTDRSLAFAAIRRAADTRQTNDPTFIYNDMVHVVRETALSTIPNSRRVQLWLTDGTANREEDFLSPFGGRNGPKLPNKQDATDALLRSGQVVSELIEKSTITTRSMGQHDRTGDIQAFADLTGGPVVESSAPQVTARLSALIDQIRQRYTVGYKPSDPKPAGTLCHVELKLSDSFFTRHPELRPKDLTVRTRTTYYR is encoded by the coding sequence ATGCGGCTCTCCGGTCTACTTCTTCTATTCGTCGCTGGTACCGCCCTCCACGCCCAAAACGACCCGCCCGACACTCTCCACGTCTCCACCCAGCTCGTCCTCCTCGACGCCACGGTCGAAGTAAAAAAAACCGGTTCCCGAATCCCAGGCTTAGCCCTCGCCGACTTCATCCTCACCGAAGACCATCACCCCCAAACCCTCACCTACCTCTCCACCGACGAGCTCCCGCTCTCCATCACCCTCCTCTTCGACGTCACCGAATCCGTCATGCCCGTCCTGCACGAGCTGGCCAACGGCGCTAACGACGTCCTCCTGCACCTCAAGCCCACCGACGAAGTCGCCGTCCTCACCATCTCCTCCCACACCTACCTCCTCCAGCCCTTTACCACCGACCGCTCCCTCGCCTTCGCCGCCATCCGCCGCGCCGCCGACACCCGCCAGACCAACGATCCCACCTTCATCTACAACGACATGGTCCATGTCGTCCGTGAGACCGCCCTCTCCACCATCCCCAACAGCCGCCGTGTCCAGCTCTGGCTCACCGACGGCACTGCCAACCGCGAAGAAGACTTCCTCTCCCCCTTCGGCGGTCGCAACGGTCCGAAACTCCCCAACAAACAGGACGCTACCGACGCCCTTCTGCGCTCCGGACAGGTCGTCTCGGAGCTCATCGAAAAGAGCACCATCACCACCCGATCGATGGGACAACATGACCGCACAGGCGACATCCAGGCCTTCGCCGACCTCACCGGAGGCCCCGTCGTAGAAAGCTCCGCCCCCCAGGTCACTGCCCGCCTCAGCGCCCTCATCGACCAGATTCGCCAGCGCTACACCGTGGGCTACAAACCGTCGGACCCTAAACCCGCCGGCACCCTCTGCCACGTGGAGCTCAAGCTCAGCGACTCCTTCTTCACCCGACACCCCGAACTCCGCCCCAAAGACCTCACCGTCCGCACGCGCACCACCTACTATCGCTAA
- a CDS encoding CocE/NonD family hydrolase gives MTVRARLFAGFLSSALLLPVAHAQRPNANLTPAERATLIAHREEIEKQLEDIAIIDRKVMVPMRDGKRMATDIYRPKDTSKTYPIIFSRTPYNFNFWDVKTGTYRDMSQELDAVKRGYVLIEMNERGHFFSEGNYDILGAPLTDADDEFTWMAGQPWSNKKIGLIGCSSTAEWQLAAASLGNKALTTIIPQSFGAGVGKVGPYNEQGNWYRGGAVQMLFIDWIAGEQNQVRPQFPPNTSQADLIKASKLFDLAPQLSPIDWAKAFEHLPEKDIIAAAGGPDGIYADKMPVDTGGAMIERTPGDPAWRKGGLWQSETMPINVPGFWFMTWYDVSTGPNLAAYNFVRSTAKGEVKDQQYAVIAPTLHCGYKRATEDTVVGERHMGDARLDYDALTYAWFDHFLKGEDNGFLKKQPKVTYFTMGSNKWQHSESWPPAGAKPVTLQLTSGGKANTLNGDGRLVLKTKAEAALLPIPVESLKKDPAKAKLDLADTFTYDPMHATPSYGGNVCCAANTIQGNGGALDQRKMEARPDILVYTSEPLMAGVEVSGPITVTYYISSDVKDTDVTAKLIDVLPDGTAYNLDETIQRLRYREGDDKKVWLEKDKVYKITLTPMVTSNFFAAGHRIRLEVAGANFPRFDRNLNTGGDNVSETTSVVAHTSIHHSDQYPSTITLTVVPTK, from the coding sequence ATGACCGTTCGCGCCCGCCTATTCGCAGGCTTCCTGTCTTCTGCCCTCCTGCTTCCCGTAGCGCACGCCCAGCGCCCCAACGCGAATCTCACGCCCGCTGAACGCGCCACACTCATCGCCCACCGCGAAGAGATCGAAAAGCAGCTCGAAGACATCGCCATCATCGACCGCAAGGTCATGGTCCCCATGCGCGACGGCAAGCGAATGGCCACCGACATCTACCGCCCCAAGGACACGTCGAAGACCTACCCCATCATCTTCAGCCGCACACCCTACAACTTCAACTTCTGGGACGTAAAGACCGGCACCTATCGCGATATGAGCCAGGAACTCGACGCCGTCAAGCGCGGCTACGTCCTCATCGAGATGAACGAGCGCGGCCACTTCTTCTCCGAAGGCAACTACGACATCCTCGGCGCGCCCCTCACCGATGCCGATGACGAGTTCACCTGGATGGCCGGGCAGCCCTGGTCGAACAAGAAGATCGGCCTCATTGGCTGCTCCTCCACCGCCGAATGGCAGCTCGCAGCCGCCTCCCTCGGCAACAAAGCCTTGACCACGATCATCCCCCAAAGCTTCGGCGCCGGCGTCGGCAAGGTCGGCCCCTACAACGAGCAGGGAAACTGGTATCGCGGCGGCGCGGTCCAGATGCTCTTCATCGACTGGATCGCCGGCGAGCAGAATCAGGTCCGCCCCCAGTTCCCGCCCAATACCTCCCAGGCCGATCTCATCAAGGCCTCCAAACTCTTCGACCTCGCCCCGCAGCTCTCTCCCATCGACTGGGCCAAAGCCTTCGAGCACCTGCCGGAAAAGGACATCATCGCCGCCGCCGGCGGTCCCGACGGCATCTATGCGGACAAGATGCCCGTCGATACCGGCGGAGCCATGATCGAGCGCACCCCCGGCGACCCTGCCTGGCGCAAGGGCGGTCTCTGGCAGTCCGAGACCATGCCTATCAACGTCCCCGGTTTCTGGTTCATGACCTGGTACGACGTCTCCACCGGCCCCAATCTCGCTGCTTATAACTTCGTCCGCTCCACTGCCAAAGGCGAGGTCAAAGACCAGCAGTACGCCGTCATCGCCCCGACCCTGCACTGCGGCTACAAGCGCGCGACGGAGGATACGGTGGTTGGCGAGCGCCATATGGGCGACGCCCGCCTCGACTACGACGCTCTCACCTACGCCTGGTTCGATCACTTCCTCAAGGGCGAGGATAACGGCTTCCTCAAGAAGCAACCCAAGGTCACCTACTTCACCATGGGGTCGAACAAGTGGCAGCACTCCGAATCCTGGCCACCCGCCGGAGCCAAACCCGTCACCCTTCAACTCACCAGCGGAGGCAAGGCCAACACACTCAACGGCGACGGCAGGCTCGTCCTCAAGACCAAGGCCGAAGCCGCTCTGCTCCCCATCCCGGTAGAGTCCCTGAAGAAGGATCCCGCCAAGGCGAAACTCGACCTGGCTGACACCTTCACCTACGATCCCATGCACGCCACCCCCAGCTACGGCGGCAACGTCTGCTGCGCTGCCAACACCATCCAGGGCAACGGCGGCGCGCTCGACCAGCGCAAGATGGAAGCCCGTCCCGACATTCTCGTCTACACCTCCGAGCCCCTCATGGCAGGCGTAGAGGTCTCCGGCCCCATTACCGTCACCTACTACATCTCGTCGGACGTCAAAGACACCGACGTTACGGCCAAGCTCATCGACGTTCTCCCGGATGGCACGGCCTACAACCTCGACGAGACCATTCAGCGCCTCCGCTACCGCGAGGGCGACGACAAGAAGGTCTGGCTAGAAAAGGACAAGGTCTACAAGATCACCCTCACCCCCATGGTCACCAGCAACTTCTTCGCCGCCGGCCACCGCATCCGCTTGGAAGTAGCCGGAGCCAACTTCCCCCGCTTCGACCGCAACCTGAACACCGGCGGCGACAACGTCTCCGAGACCACCAGCGTCGTCGCCCACACCTCCATCCACCACTCCGACCAGTACCCCTCAACCATCACCCTCACGGTCGTTCCCACCAAATAG
- the coaE gene encoding dephospho-CoA kinase (Dephospho-CoA kinase (CoaE) performs the final step in coenzyme A biosynthesis.) gives MIRIGLTGNLGSGKSTVATLFQKKGTHILASDAIGRDLMQPGQSVFEKIVQHFGPEILTADGNLNRPALGRIAFAEGRAEELNAIVHPAVIAKQIELAAALEREDPHAVLIIESALIFESKHFVANKRFDKILLVTAPESEKIARFTRRTGLPAEEALRRLALQIPDAIKRPLTDYVIENDGSLAHLEQQVDALWPTLQTLAAQ, from the coding sequence ATGATCCGCATCGGCTTGACCGGCAATCTCGGCAGCGGCAAATCCACCGTCGCCACCCTCTTCCAAAAAAAAGGCACCCACATCCTCGCCTCCGACGCCATCGGTCGCGACCTCATGCAGCCCGGCCAAAGCGTTTTTGAGAAGATTGTCCAACACTTCGGCCCCGAGATCCTAACCGCAGACGGTAACCTCAATCGTCCAGCACTAGGCCGCATCGCCTTCGCCGAGGGCCGCGCTGAAGAACTCAACGCAATCGTCCACCCCGCCGTCATCGCCAAACAGATCGAACTCGCCGCCGCTCTCGAACGCGAAGACCCCCACGCCGTCCTCATCATTGAATCCGCCCTCATCTTCGAGTCCAAACACTTCGTCGCCAACAAGCGCTTCGACAAGATACTCCTCGTCACCGCCCCCGAATCCGAGAAGATAGCCCGCTTCACCCGGCGCACCGGTCTCCCCGCGGAAGAAGCACTGCGCCGCCTCGCGCTCCAGATCCCCGACGCCATCAAGCGCCCGCTGACCGACTATGTCATCGAAAACGACGGCTCCCTCGCTCACCTCGAGCAGCAGGTCGACGCCCTCTGGCCCACCCTCCAGACGCTTGCCGCCCAATAA